One window of Quercus robur chromosome 5, dhQueRobu3.1, whole genome shotgun sequence genomic DNA carries:
- the LOC126727620 gene encoding cytosolic sulfotransferase 15-like — MPSSINTTTSMTITHYPKNQSSNGGEEELSHECNELLLSLPKEKGWRTPHLYKYQEFWCQAIEIQSIVSFQRHFQASDNDVVLATIPKSGTTWLKALAFAIVNRKRFALENNHPLLTSNPHDLVPFFEYKLYANRQLPDLSNLPHPRLFGTHLPFPSLPTSIKKSGCQVVYICRNPFDTFISSWHFLNKVDPGSKAPMSLDEAFEMYCKGVIGFGPFWDHMLGYWKESIERPHKVLFLKYEDLKEDVTFHLKKLAEFLGFPFSLEEERAGDVEKIAKLCSFENMKELEVNKAGKSIKYFENKTLFRKGVVGDWVNYLTPRMVEQLTKVVEEKLGGSGLSFKVFT, encoded by the coding sequence atgccaagtTCTATCAATACTACTACTTCAATGACTATCACTCATTACCCAAAAAACCAATCAAGtaatggaggagaagaagaattaaGCCATGAATGCAATgaacttcttctttctcttcccaAAGAAAAAGGGTGGAGAACCCCTCATCTCTACAAGTACCAAGAGTTTTGGTGCCAAGCAATTGAAATCCAATCCATAGTCTCATTCCAAAGGCACTTCCAAGCAAGTGACAACGATGTTGTATTAGCCACCATTCCTAAATCAGGCACCACATGGTTAAAAGCTTTGGCTTTTGCTATTGTGAATCGTAAGCGTTTTGCTTTGGAAAATAATCATCCTTTGCTTACTTCAAACCCTCATGATCTTGTACCTTTCTTTGAGTACAAGCTCTATGCCAACCGCCAACTTCCTGATCTCTCCAACCTTCCACACCCTAGACTTTTTGGCACCCATCTTCCATTTCCTTCCTTGCCTACTTCAATCAAGAAGTCTGGTTGCCAGGTTGTTTATATTTGTCGAAACCCTTTTGACACTTTCATCTCCTCATGGCATTTTCTTAACAAAGTTGATCCTGGATCTAAAGCTCCAATGTCACTAGATGAAGCCTTTGAAATGTATTGTAAGGGCGTAATTGGATTTGGTCCCTTTTGGGACCATATGTTGGGGTACTGGAAGGAGAGCATAGAGAGACCTCACAAGGTATTGTTCTTGAAGTATGAGGACCTCAAAGAAGATGTCACTTTTCACTTGAAAAAGCTAGCAGAGTTTCTGGGGTTCCCATTTTCTTTGGAGGAGGAGAGAGCTGGTGATGTTGAAAAGATAGCCAAACTTTGTAGTTTTGAGAATATGAAGGAGTTGGAGGTAAACAAGGCTGGCAAGTCTATTAAGTACTTTGAAAACAAAACCTTGTTTAGGAAGGGTGTGGTTGGTGACTGGGTTAACTATCTGACACCAAGAATGGTGGAGCAATTGACCAAGGTTGTGGAGGAAAAGTTAGGTGGTTCTGGTTTGTCATTTAAAGTGTTCACTTAG